The Caldicellulosiruptor obsidiansis OB47 genome segment GTCTTTTTAAACTTCAGTTTTTGAACCGTGAAATGCTTGAAGCTGCAAAGGAGAGGTTTTTACAGAAAGGACTTTCATGTTCACAAAACAAAGATGATACGTTGCAGGTCTTGGTTGCAAATAACTGGCTTGATACCTTGGTAGCTCTTTTAGAGGATTTGGAGCAAAAAAGTTTTTAACCCCGGGGTGCTTTAAATTAGTCGTTTATTGTTTTATAATATTAATATTATCAAAATACTTTTAACAAAGGAGAAGAGATGTATGGATAAAAGAACTAAAATTGCAATTTTTTTTATTACAGCAATTGTGCTTCTAATAATTGTTATTGCTGTAACACCTGAAATGGTAAAGTACGTGGATGAGAATAGAGCAGTTGCCATAGTAAATGGCGAGAAAATAACAAAAAAGGAGTTTGCCATCAATTACAGGTCGCAGATAAACTACTACGGACTTGACAAAGCATTTTTATCCCAAAAGGTTGGAGACAAGACATACGAGCAGCAGATAAAGGAGAACGTTTTAGATGGTCTTATAGTAAGGCAGATTGAACTTCAGCAGGCAAGAAAGAGAAATATTACTTTGACTTCGACAGAAAAGAAGGCAATAGACCAGCAAATTGAGCAATACAAGTCAGACTCTCAATCAGGCGCTGAGTTCAAGCAGTATCTTCAGACAATTGGCGCAACCGAGAATGAATATAAGGACCAGGTGATAAAATCCCAGATCGTTTCAAAGCTGTATGATGAGGTAACTAAAAGCCAGAAGGCGTCAGATGCTGAGATAGAAAGCTATTATAATTCACATAAATCAGACTTTGTTGAGGTAAAGGCAAGCCATATTTTGTTTAAAGTAAATGATTCGAAAGAGGAAGCTGCAAAAAAGAGAAAGGCTGAAGAAGTTTTACAGATGATAAAAAGCGGTCAGAGCTTTGAAAAGCTTGCACAAAAGTATTCTGAAGATGAGACCACAAAACAAAAAAGTGGCGATCTTGGGTATTTTAGAAAAGGACAGATGGTCAAAGAATTTGAAGATGCTGCCTTTTCTCTCAATATTGGTGAAATAAGCAGCGTTGTCAAAACAAGTTATGGATTTCATATTATAAAGGTGACAGATAGAAAACAGCTTTCTCTCAACGAGGTCAAGGATGAGATAAAGTCAACAATTGAGAGTCAGAAGAAGGATGAGTATTACCAGAGTCTTGTTGAAAAGTGGAAAAAGGAAGCGAAGATAAAGAAGTTTGAAGATGTTTTGAAAAGCGTGTCAATATAACAATTTTTCAGCTTTAAATCTTGAGGTGTGAATTTAAAGTGAGTCTTATGGAGAAGGTAAAGAGCAACATAGAGAAATATGGAATGCTAAAAAAAGGTTTTAAGGTATTGATAGGATGTTCTGGCGGCGTTGACTCAATGGTGCTGCTTGATTGTATGTACAGACTAAAAGATGAGTACAGCTTGGATATAACTGTTGCACACCTTAATCATATGCTAAGGCCAGAGGCAGATGATGATGAGAAATTTGTAATTGAAATGTGCAAGAGGTATAATATTAAATGTATTACACGAAAAGTTGATGTTGCAAAATTAAAAAAAGAAAAAGGCCTTTCTGAAGAGGAAGCAGGAAGAAGCGCAAGATATAGTTTTTTCTATGAGATAGCCAAAGAGATAAGTATTGACAGAATATTTCTGGGGCACAACAAAAATGATGTAGTTGAAACCTTCTTTTTAAATTTGTTTAGAGGAAGTAGCTTGGAAGGTCTTGCGTCTATTCCGCCTGTGCGTGATATTATTGCAAGACCTCTTATAAATATTTCAAGGGAAGAGATTGAAGAGTTTGCAAGAGTTAACAATATCCCCTTTGTTGTTGATAAAACAAATTACAGTCTTAAATATAAAAGGAATATAGTAAGAAATGAGATTTTGCCACTTATAAAAGAAAGATTTGGCGAAAGCGTGGTTAGCACCATTTTTCGCACCATTGAGATAATAAGAGAAGAGAATGACCAGATAGAAGAACTTGCGCACAATTTTTTTCAAGAGTGTGTTCAAAAAGAAGATTTCTACTATATTTTAAATATTGAAAAAACAAAAAATCTTCCAGTTTTTTTGCAGAGAAGAATTATAAAAATGATACTTGAATGTTTTAACTCCTCAATTTCGTATGATATGATGAAAGAAATCGAAGAGTTATTTTCTCTTTCGTCTGGCAAGAAAAAGGTATATAAAAATCTGGTTGTTGAGAAGCAAAATGATTCGCTGGTATTTTATAAAAAGCAGGTAGAGAATTTTTTTTGTTTTGAAATAACCTTAGATAAAGAACATCAAATACTTTACAGAAATTTTAAGTTTAATATTAGAACTACTTACCAAATAGAGAATCAAGATAGCATCTATATTGATGCTCAGCAGATTGCAGAAAATAAGATCTTTCTCAGAACAAGAAGAGATGGTGATTTTATTTGTCT includes the following:
- the tilS gene encoding tRNA lysidine(34) synthetase TilS produces the protein MSLMEKVKSNIEKYGMLKKGFKVLIGCSGGVDSMVLLDCMYRLKDEYSLDITVAHLNHMLRPEADDDEKFVIEMCKRYNIKCITRKVDVAKLKKEKGLSEEEAGRSARYSFFYEIAKEISIDRIFLGHNKNDVVETFFLNLFRGSSLEGLASIPPVRDIIARPLINISREEIEEFARVNNIPFVVDKTNYSLKYKRNIVRNEILPLIKERFGESVVSTIFRTIEIIREENDQIEELAHNFFQECVQKEDFYYILNIEKTKNLPVFLQRRIIKMILECFNSSISYDMMKEIEELFSLSSGKKKVYKNLVVEKQNDSLVFYKKQVENFFCFEITLDKEHQILYRNFKFNIRTTYQIENQDSIYIDAQQIAENKIFLRTRRDGDFICLKAGKKKLKEWFIDKKVPRRWRDSVLLLAKDSEVIAIFDIYSNIVTINQKYKIKPDTKTFLEIQFTKMEGDG
- a CDS encoding peptidylprolyl isomerase, producing MDKRTKIAIFFITAIVLLIIVIAVTPEMVKYVDENRAVAIVNGEKITKKEFAINYRSQINYYGLDKAFLSQKVGDKTYEQQIKENVLDGLIVRQIELQQARKRNITLTSTEKKAIDQQIEQYKSDSQSGAEFKQYLQTIGATENEYKDQVIKSQIVSKLYDEVTKSQKASDAEIESYYNSHKSDFVEVKASHILFKVNDSKEEAAKKRKAEEVLQMIKSGQSFEKLAQKYSEDETTKQKSGDLGYFRKGQMVKEFEDAAFSLNIGEISSVVKTSYGFHIIKVTDRKQLSLNEVKDEIKSTIESQKKDEYYQSLVEKWKKEAKIKKFEDVLKSVSI